Proteins encoded together in one Vicia villosa cultivar HV-30 ecotype Madison, WI unplaced genomic scaffold, Vvil1.0 ctg.000081F_1_1, whole genome shotgun sequence window:
- the LOC131623815 gene encoding uncharacterized protein LOC131623815 gives MADIAFIQETKLGCFHHKLAEELWGNEMVEWSHMEAIGASGGILTMWRKDFFTLLFSFRGEGFLGVCVEKENKRMYFINIYASCDHMARLNSWKMLVDLKRRSIDGTWCVGGDFNIVSSLEERVGVSKKNYKREIEDFNEFIREMDLVDPPTIGGKFSWSNKSGSAMSRLDRFLLSNSFIDDWNVEGQSIGGVEKIEVKGRGDFCLVEKLKAIKSKIRMWNKEVFGWIDLNIEVAGKEMHFLDNKFAHFAGNVPEEIVVQRSKAAIDF, from the exons ATGGCGGACATAGCTTTTATACAAGAAACTAAGCTGGGTTGTTTTCATCACAAGTTAGCCGAGGAATTGTGGGGTAATGAAATGGTGGAGTGGTCTCATATGGAGGCGATTGGTGCTTCGGGTGGCATATTAACAATGTGGAGGAAAGATTTCTTTACTTTGTTATTTAGTTTCCGGGGTGAGGGTTTCTTAGGAGTTTGTGTggaaaaggagaataaaagaatGTATTTTATCAATATTTATGCTTCTTGTGATCACATGGCTAGATTGAATTCTTGGAAGATGTTAGTGGATTTGAAAAGAAGGAGTATAGATGGTACTTGGTGTGTTGGAGGAGACTTCAACATTGTTTCGTCTTTGGAGGAGAGGGTTGGAGTTTCTAAGAAGAATTACAAAAGGGAGATAGAAGACTTTAATGAGTTCATTAGAGAGATGGATTTGGTGGACCCTCCTACTATAGGAGGGAAGTTCTCGTGGTCCAACAAGAGTGGTAGTGCGATGAGTAGATTGGATAGATTTCTTTTATCGAATTCATTCATCGATGATTGGAATGTTGAAGGTCAATCTATAG GAGGAGTGGAAAAAATAGAAGTGAAGGGGAGGGGGGATTTTTGTCTAGTGGAGAagttaaaagctattaaaagcAAGATCCGCATGTGGAATAAGGAGGTTTTTGGTTGGATTGATCTTAACATTGAAGTAGCGGGGAAGGAGATGCACTTTTTAGATAACAAGTTTGctcattttgcaggtaatgttCCGGAGGAGATAGTTGTTCAAAGGTCTAAGGCGGCCATAGACTTTTAG